A portion of the Streptomyces coeruleoprunus genome contains these proteins:
- a CDS encoding DUF4177 domain-containing protein, with amino-acid sequence MTKWEYATVPLLVHATKQILDTWGEDGWELVQVVPGPNNPEQLVAYMKREKP; translated from the coding sequence ATGACCAAGTGGGAATACGCGACGGTGCCGCTTCTCGTGCACGCGACCAAGCAGATTCTGGACACCTGGGGCGAGGACGGCTGGGAGCTCGTCCAGGTCGTTCCCGGGCCGAACAACCCCGAGCAGCTCGTGGCGTACATGAAGCGGGAGAAGCCGTGA
- a CDS encoding ArsA family ATPase codes for MSRLQVVSGKGGTGKTTVAAALALALATEGKRTLLVEVEGRQGIAQLFETEALPYEERKIAVAPGGGEVYALAIDAERALLDYLQMFYKLGAAGRALKKLGAIDFATTVAPGVRDVLLTGKACEAVRRKEKNGGFVYDHVVMDAPPTGRVTRFLNVNDEVAGLARMGPIHHQAQAVMRVLKSPETAVHLVTLLEEMPVQETADGIAELRAADLPVGNVIVNMVRPHVLDEDAVRAASGDHRAGIARALGTAGVSRPDELVGPLLDEAADHAQRVELEREQREVLAKLQVPSYELPFLGEGADLAGLYRLAKELRKLGVGA; via the coding sequence GTGAGCAGGCTCCAGGTCGTCAGCGGCAAGGGCGGTACCGGTAAGACGACGGTGGCCGCCGCCCTCGCGCTCGCCCTCGCGACGGAGGGCAAGCGGACCCTCCTCGTCGAGGTCGAAGGCAGACAGGGCATCGCACAGCTCTTCGAGACGGAGGCGCTTCCCTACGAGGAGCGCAAGATCGCCGTCGCCCCGGGCGGCGGCGAGGTGTACGCACTCGCCATCGACGCCGAACGGGCCCTGCTGGACTACCTCCAGATGTTCTACAAGCTGGGGGCGGCCGGCCGGGCGCTGAAGAAGCTCGGCGCGATCGACTTCGCGACGACGGTGGCCCCCGGCGTACGGGACGTGCTGCTGACCGGCAAGGCGTGCGAGGCGGTGCGCCGCAAGGAGAAGAACGGCGGGTTCGTCTACGACCACGTCGTGATGGACGCCCCGCCCACCGGCCGCGTCACGCGCTTCCTGAACGTCAACGACGAGGTGGCCGGCCTGGCCAGGATGGGCCCGATACACCATCAGGCCCAGGCCGTCATGCGGGTCCTCAAGTCGCCCGAGACGGCGGTGCACCTGGTGACCCTGCTGGAGGAGATGCCGGTCCAGGAGACCGCCGACGGCATCGCCGAGCTGCGCGCCGCCGACCTGCCGGTCGGCAACGTCATCGTGAACATGGTCCGCCCGCACGTCCTGGACGAGGACGCCGTACGGGCCGCCTCCGGCGACCACCGCGCCGGTATCGCGCGGGCCCTGGGCACGGCCGGGGTGAGCCGCCCCGACGAGCTGGTCGGCCCGCTCCTCGACGAGGCGGCCGACCACGCGCAGCGCGTGGAGCTGGAGCGGGAGCAGCGCGAGGTGCTGGCGAAGCTTCAGGTCCCGTCGTACGAGCTCCCCTTCCTCGGCGAGGGCGCGGATCTCGCGGGGCTGTACCGGCTGGCGAAGGAACTACGGAAGCTCGGGGTGGGCGCATGA
- a CDS encoding RidA family protein, with translation MTGRVEAALAERGLTLPQVVPPLAAYQPAVRSGAYVYTAGQLPMVEGKLPVTGKVGAEVTPEEAKDLARICALNALAAVKSVAGDLDRIARVVKVVGFVASAPDFTGQPAVLNGASELLGEILGDKGVHARSAVGVAVLPLDAPVEVEIQVELTPEA, from the coding sequence GTGACCGGCCGCGTCGAGGCGGCGCTCGCCGAGCGCGGGCTGACGCTTCCGCAGGTCGTGCCGCCGCTGGCCGCCTACCAGCCGGCCGTGCGGTCGGGCGCGTACGTGTACACCGCCGGCCAGCTGCCGATGGTGGAGGGCAAGCTTCCGGTCACCGGCAAGGTGGGCGCCGAGGTCACGCCCGAGGAGGCCAAGGACCTGGCACGGATCTGCGCGCTCAACGCGCTGGCCGCCGTCAAGTCGGTCGCGGGCGACCTGGACCGCATCGCGCGTGTCGTGAAGGTCGTGGGCTTCGTCGCGTCGGCGCCGGACTTCACCGGCCAGCCGGCCGTTCTGAACGGCGCGAGCGAACTGCTGGGGGAGATCCTCGGCGACAAGGGCGTCCACGCCCGCAGCGCGGTGGGCGTCGCGGTCCTCCCGCTGGACGCGCCGGTGGAGGTCGAGATCCAGGTGGAACTGACGCCTGAGGCCTGA